In Salvelinus sp. IW2-2015 linkage group LG3, ASM291031v2, whole genome shotgun sequence, the DNA window TGTTTAAAAACAGTAATTAACTGCAGAGAATTGTATTTTGGCTATTGATGGAATCCTTAACTTGAATTACATTGTCATACTTTGGAAAAGCATAATATCTGAAACACCAGGTTAAAAAGGTTATTTCTAGAATCAACTGCATGTAATCAATAAAATGTCTTAATGTacagaaacacatttatttaCTCTGTGACAGCCAGAAGATTATACGGACAGKTTGTTGCATGTATAATGAATGTCTTTGATGGGCTAGGCTACAGAAAGAGGAGCAAATCAAACAAGAATGGAGCTAACAACAACAGGTAGCATTATTAGGGTAAAATGTAAAGAAtctaccatcttctgtataccacagcAATAAGAAAACATGGCTTTCATTCAAGTGAAGTATGTCAATGCAGTATTGTGCCCAACAACACAACTCTGTTGTTTTCTATCATAYATTAAAATTAGCTTACAGACAATGGGTTGCACAATATAGATCCTTTGCCTCATATCACCATTTAACTTGAACACAAGGCAGGCAACTCAAGTCCACAAAGATCATGTATCCAATGCTCATGTGTGTGTCACAAGTCAGAAGTCCTTTTCTCCAGGCTACCAGGCAATGcccttcttttttttgttggccTTTCCTCCTGATTTCTTTGTCATGCGTTTGCCTTTCAGTTTCTTGGCCTGTCGTTGGCTCATCCATGTTGGGTACTGTCCGTGCTCGTCCAATTGGGTCGTCTTACTGCGCTTGCTGTCCATGTCCATCTTTCCATCtgcaatgcaaaaacaaaaaagtgtcaaaacTCAAGACATAGGAAACCATACAAAATGCTTGATCTGTGTGTGATCTCACCATcgacttcctctccctccatgtctACATCCACTTTCTTCTCTTTTATCTTGGCAGCTGGCACCACTGTAGCTATGTCCTGAATGTCATTCATGGAGATCTCTCCTGTGCCACCGTGGGCTAAGGCTTGCTTCAACCGAGCCAGTTCCTTCGGGGCGTTCTTCGCTCTCTTCACTGCACGCATCTTCCTCTTCCATTTGCTTCGCAGACTTTTGGCCATTTTAAGGTTTTCTGAAAGAGAGGGTTACATAATGGAAACACAGATCCACTTGCACAAGACATCCCGGCTGGCTTTAACTCAAGTTCAGTGACAGTCTCTGCAGAGCCTAGCCAAACATATGACCGAGTTCTTGGCTCATATAAACAACACTCATGCCATCAACTCCCATCACGCCACGTAAACTAGCCAGCAAAGACATACGTATAGCCCAAATCCCCCTCAATCATAAATCGAGGTTCTTGTATAATTAATCACGATGAACTGCCGTTAAACTATCCATGATTTTactgttttttaaatgtgcaaGACTCAACATAAACAGGCAAGTTTGCTAGCTTTTGGCTAATAGCTAGCTACACTGCTAAAGAAAATTGATTGTTTTAGAACAATCGATCGGCCTATTCCATTCAATGTTTTTGTACTTCAATAACTAGTATTCGGTATACTCAATTTACTCCTATTGATGGTATTGTAATTAATAAAAGACTGTCAACATACATAGACGCAGATGTATCTTCCGTACAGTTGATAAGCAGGCAGCACACACGTGTAAGTATTTTCGACAACCGTAAAGCATGTCAGACAGTCGTTATGCTGGACACATTTGCGACAATTTACGTCCTCTTAATTTACTATCATACTGTGAACTAGTATTTATTTAATCGAAAACCTATAACCTACATATTTAATGTGAAATATTATCAGTGGTGGATAAYTGACGAACTGTCTTCCTGATGCACTTAATTCTCAATTTATCGATACGCATTGTCAGCTATTCTGATGCAGTTCGCAGTTCTTCCAGGAGATGGCGAGCTCATTCTATACTGCAAGCCAAAGCGACCTAAGTCTCATTAATGATCATCCAATTATCCACAAATTCACATCTGCTCCAGAACAAATGTGTTGAACCACTTTAACCTCTGTCTGCAAAAACAAAGGGCAAACGAAAAGCAAAGTATGTGAGAACAGTAAATCAGAAATTATATGTTATACCATCACAACAATTGAATGAACTACAACCATTCAAGATAAATACATTATTGTTGGCATGGCATGGTTGAAATGTCTTTGTACTATTTCGAATGGAGAATTTGCAAGACTGCAGTTTCTTCTGGGACTGCACGTCATCAAGTTAAACCCATGAGACCGATTGGGGTATAAAATCCAAGGGCAGGTCCTATTTTAGCCCCACTCGGGGCATGGCcctacatacagtaggcctcCACTCTTCCCCAGGAGATGTGAGTTGAGCCCCGCACTTTTCCAGCTGACCTCCTCGGCTCCCTGCTCACTCAAGTGGAGGCCAACCAGCCCCAACtgctccctctttcctcttcccaTCCCAGAGGAACATTCTATTCAGTGCAGCCCCTCCTCAGCCCGGCCCCTCAGCTTCTGTGAGCTAAAATAGCAGCTTGGCACAGCAGGAGCCATGCCCGGCGAGAAGGTCCTGTCATCCCCATAAAAAAAGATCTAGGATGGACAAAAACCTATTTGGAGCTTTGGGTGAAATTGTGGTTCCTGGTTCACCTTCAAAGTAAACAGTTGGTGGGGAGAATACAAACTCAGGCACTGACCCTGGCCTACACCCACAGTGGGGGTTGTCAAAACCCATTTTTTTGTGAGATggaaaaaaagagggaaagaaatggGAAAACAGAAATCCCTCATACTgacctgggcccagattcacaaaacacttcttacgcaaaaacaccaacttttttgttgttgtaattttacccccttttctccccaattctgtGATATCCAATTGTGCTCCAATTgcggtcttgtctcatcgctgcaactccccaacgagacgaaggtcgagtcatKcgtcctccgaaacatgacccgccaaccacgcttcttaacacccgtccgcttaacccagaagccagctgcaccaatgtgtcagaggaaacaccattcaactgatgactgaagtcagcctgcaggcgcctggcccgccacaaagagtcgctatagcgcgatgagccaagtaaagcccccctggccaaacccttctctaacccggacgacgctgggccaattgtgcgctgtcctatgggattcctggtcacggccggttgtgacacagcctggatcttttttttttgtagtgaCACCGCAACACTGCAATGCTTTTCATACTaacttctcaaatatcttcttacaaatcttcttaagatgtttgttgctaggcaactgatttagctagctatctagctagcaatggcaatcatgttagcatatttcgtacagagattactgttctaaaacatgttcttgggtttaaaataatcaatacttaaactttcagatgaagtttgtgagtgaattaaacatgttcaattgctttcatgAGTTTATTCTCTCACAGCCCTGAGTTTAAGACAAGCTATCTAGGAATTAAGAACATTTCCAAAAgctttattttcaagaatctcttcttaactttttgcttaaggagaaaaggagaagaaatAGCTCAATAACATTTCCATAAACgtttttgaggaatagcaactaaTGTTTCACTTTCTTCTTTAGTCTATAGTTAAGGTAAAAAGGTCAGTTAATAAGACATttcttcttaagaaggttttgtgaatctgggcctgGGTGACATCGCCCTTGACAACCAGCTGAGGTCCCCGTACCGATGGTGGTATTAGTGTTTTGACTCCCCCAATTAGGACCCTATTACTGTGGAgaatgggtctgtgtgtgtgaagagtaATTAAGTCCAAGGCATCATGTTTAGAAAGAGGCAGGgtctaaacaacacacacacacacacacacacacacacacacacacacacacacacacacacacacacccacaacacaacacacacacacacaacacacacacacacacacacaccacacacacacccaggagaGCAGGGGGCACCGTCTTAAGAGGGCAGAGTAAACAAGGGGCTGTCCTTTCAAGGAAGACAAAAAGGAAAGCCTCGTCTGTGACTGTATGTAAAAGGCTAATGACTCTCTTTGCCAAGTTAATAGAAATATTCTGCATTTGATACCCAAAAGCAGAGTTGTATTCCTTACAAGTTTAAATGAAATAGCCTACGGTGTAATTACTGGCTCAGGTCTATGTGTTCAGATGAACAGTAGGAATCAAAGTTATCCTATGGCTACTACAACATAGTATAAAGTCCTAAACATAGTTATAAAGTCCTAAACATAGTTATAAATCCTAACATAGTTATAAAGTCTTAAACATGTATAAGTCCTAAACATAGTTACACAAGTCCTAAACATAGTTACACAATCCTAAACATAGTTACACAAGTCTAAACATAGTTACACAAGTTCTAAACATAGTTACACAGAGTCCTTAAACATAGTTACAAAGTCCTAAACATAGTTATAAAGTCCTAAACATAGTTACACAAGTCCTAAACATAGTTATAAAAGTCTAACCATAGTTATAAAGTCCTAAACATAGTTACACAAAGTCCTAAACATAGTTACACAAGTTCTAAACATAGTTACACAAGTCCTAAACATAGTTACACAAGTCCTAAACATAGTTATTAAAGTTCCTAAACATAGATTAAAGTCCTAAACATAGTTATAAAGTCCTAAACATAGTTATTAAAAGTTGTCCTAAACATAGTTATAAAGTTCTAAACATAGTTACACATAGTCTCTAAACATAGATATAAAGTCCTAAACATAGGTAACTACTAAAGTCCTAAACATAGTTCTAAAGTCCTAAACATAGTTCTAAAGGCCTAAAACATAGTTATAAAGTCCTAAACATAGTTATAAAGCCCTTAACATAGTTATAAAGTCCTAAACATAGTTATAAAGCCCTTAACATAGTTATAAAGCCCTTAACATAGTTACAAAGCCCTAAACATAGTTACAAATCCCTTAACATAGTTATAAAGTCCTAAAGCCCTTAACATAGTTATAAAGTCCTAAACATTGTTATAAAGCCATATGCCTCTTTAAAAACCAGATAAAATTTTACTTGGCAAATTCTTGTGACCATGAGCGATAGCCCAGGACATTTGACAGACTAGCCTCTTCTTCCAAATATGCTTGTGGATCCAATACGCAGTAGTTACCCATCCAAAAAACAGGCTCCCATAAGTTAAAAGGCGTTGATGGAGCGATTCCCAAATCCATAGTGAGAGATATGAATTGGCAATCAGTGGCCAGGCACTGGGGGCTGCCTTTAGCATTCAGGTCAGGACTGACAGACCATCTGCTTCTGTTTTCTGAGAACAGTTCTGTTACTGTGCAGCACACCTCAAAGCCTCACTCTGCTGGATTCCGATGTGGTTGAATAGGCTACTTTGCATTTGGTTTCTTATATAACCGTTTGTACGGATCATCACTTGCAAAGACAGATGTATCACACTGACAAGGTTATACTACGTAAGATGACTCAACGATATTAGAAATAGAATGTGGTTTATACAGGGTAAACGAGTATTCCAGATGTTCACATTAAGTGATATTGCAGTGGTAAGACACATTTGTATTATAAAGTATTCAATAAAAATAATGATTGTAGTGCATGTAATTTGAATATGACCAGAATGATCTAAGGGAGAATTTGGTGTAGCCGTAGTATTCATTATTGTGATGTTTtgttttagcagatgctcttatccagaatgacttacaggagcaattagggttaactgtcttgctcaaaggcacagacagatttttcacctagtcagctcagggattggaaccagcaacctttcggttacttgcccaacgctcttaacggCTAGGCTACCTGGCACTCATGATGTGTAACGTGAACCTGTTGAACCAGGCACTGTGGAATTGGAGGGAAGGAGGTGAGCGTTTACYTAGACTACCTCGTCTCCCAGGGCGACGGATGGTGCAggatgagagagacaaagagaaaaggACCCAGCCCACATGAGCAGACAGATATTTGACCTCTGCAGGGAAGAAATACctccttgttttctgtttagcTATATGTGTTATATCCttccagtggtagaaaaagtacccagctgtcatacttga includes these proteins:
- the LOC111982606 gene encoding protein LLP homolog; the encoded protein is MAKSLRSKWKRKMRAVKRAKNAPKELARLKQALAHGGTGEISMNDIQDIATVVPAAKIKEKKVDVDMEGEEVDDGKMDMDSKRSKTTQLDEHGQYPTWMSQRQAKKLKGKRMTKKSGGKANKKKKGIAW